The Ananas comosus cultivar F153 linkage group 20, ASM154086v1, whole genome shotgun sequence region AATTCACAGaaggagtccggctactatcctattaataggattggagcTATTGTCCTATCAAATCATTTTGAATGATCAGAACtgcaaattgataatcggcaccgttaaaattgatctacacaattagaaatatttagaaaccaaattttgtaatatttaaaaatcattatcaagctcatcttaagagttaaaaaatgaatgatcataaatgaataatcatcttaaaatagaggttagactttctcaattcataatcagagttatcaaatattatctaaatagtataaaaaattttctatcaaaaattcaagcgaTTTGGATTGcgctacaccgttaaacaagcaaacggctcatataggccgtcaaaaattgtcgattttacgacactttgatcaccatgtaaataatttttaaaatttatgaaatttagtttctagatatttcaaatactctagatcaacttcaacggttcTGATCATCAATTCAAAATCTCGATAATCAAGaataatttgataggacaaatgcttctatcctattaataggatagtagctctAGCCTTCACAGAAGAATAGGATAAAAAATTTGGACTGTAGCACGTCCAAAAGGGCGCCCCACCTTTCATGCATGGTGGGAACACCCTCCCCATCTAACAGCCCTCGCCGATTTGACATCGCGGCAaaattctttttctaaaatttatattcataaaaagtctagaatgtACAGTATATAATACTGATGTGACGTCTCTaataaattagattattttttttcggTCACTCATCGATTTTATCataattattagaaatatatttttattatatatttttctttcaacaaAAATATGGTTGACAGGTTATTGATATTGTAGTATAAGTACAATATAACAACGTTCTGTTTCGATGTCACAGATATTGACATGAGACATGAGATGCGATACGACTTGAACACGGCGACttgacaatttaaaaaaaataaaaaacgtaCACGGCATAAACACtgctaattattattaatataataataatatatatattatatataaaatattattatatttctcattcgaataaaaatttgtaaattttttattgataatttatatattttaagaagaaaaataatttatttaaattgtcaagctaaaatatttatcaacttgttttatatatgcataaaaaaataaaataaaaatatgtatatatattttttaattatatcttAACAGCGAGATTTCCAttgagaagagaagagaagaggagagagagagagcagagagagaagaagagaaagagaggggcgCGACGTACTGTCAGGCCCCCTTGCAGATCACGCGGTCCATGGACTGCCCACCACCGCTGCGCCGCCCGGCCCCACATGCCATTCCCCTCGTCCACGCCGACCAATCGACACACTTtcctgttttctttttctttttattttttatttttttattttttatttttatcctcactctctcttctcttctcgtCTCTCCCCACCCCACTTTTCCGTTCTAAATGAAAACGCATCATCAGCTTTaacgcttctctctctcttctctctctcttctctcacctAACAAAATTCCTTCCGCCCACCGCACAACACAATGCGCACACCTCATACATATTAATTAGGGCAAAAATTTACTGATGGCCTGTTCTTCATCGCTATGCTTTTATTGCAAGCttgtacaaattaaataaaagaaaattatttttgggtCTTCGCAATTGTACATTCGTAGCTACTCACTATATCGAATTTTAATATGGGGCAAAACCACAGCCCAAACGTAttggaatgtaaaaaaaaatcaattcagcTTTTATTATCCAGGCATCTTCAGTGTTTGATTGGGGCCAACCTATAGCTTTATTAGTAtagatttttataaattatgtaattttagtCGTAGAAACATAAAATAATGCTGTAGCTTAGAATAACAGTGATCCGCTTAAGATTGAATGAATTGTTGTTAAATAGTagatctaataaaataaaaaatatatgcaaagTAATATATTAATGTCGAAattttatgagtacaaaatggTTATATTTATTAACAGTATGGTACGTAGCTGGCTCATTTAATTGGATGAAACTTTagtttttacataatttatgtagcgtacttttattttaattatactttgGTTAATTTAATAACCGCTTCTGTCCTAGCAGCACAGTGCACGAAGGACATCGTGGTTGGGTACCCGAGACCAAGCGAATCCTATGTTgatcacatttccagctaagtttatttctaaatgaaataaacaagcGGGTAGTGTCTACCtatcctctaaaaaaaaaaaaaaaaaaaaaaaaaaaaaaaaaaaaactttgtaaaAAATGTACTTAATTATATGTtataacataattttatttgtgTAGTACTATTATACTTTTGGaagcataaaaatattagtgttTTCAACTTTGGCCCCGTGGTTAAGAATTATAGGGTTGAAATGATAGTGATCCTTCTAAGAATTAGTCGTCTCCTAAAAGaagaataatattaatccaaggACGGTCGGAAAATTGATCCaaagattgaaaattttgaagcaCCATAGTCGGACTGATTTTACTTTACTAATTTgtagttcaaaaaattacatttaattaATCACCATgtgattttacttttattttactgtaaaaaatttactattaaacACGATACTACCCTCTAGTTTACCCTCTAGctagtttttaaaatattttactgtACTGCTATATTGAatgatagatattttttttgttgaaataaaaataaaattatatatattattaagtatagcttttgaattattatgtgacaaaataaaaatgttttatATCATAGAAGGACTAATTAAAGTTTAtccttatttttattgtattactCGTCCCATATCATAAtaagagaaataatttttgttataaaataatatttaactatAATTGGAGCAAAATTAAGATAGATAAATGTCTTATAAAAAGAAGGGGAAGGAGTCATATATTTCATGAGAAAATAAAGTTCTTTTATTGATCATAAAGCAAAATATTTGTATACAAGTGTGAAAATCAAGTTACAATACTGGAATAATACAGGGGCTTTTTACCCAACAAAAATATAACAACCccaccaaataaaaaaagaaaagcagaaaAATATAAGAAACAAAAGTGTGCACAACTTTATTAATTGTTTGTTCTCATTACACCCAattccccccccctctctctctctctctctctctctctctctcctccccttattatacctctctctctctctctctctctctctctctctctctcccactctgtgtcctcttctcctctttttgaTGTTGTGAGGAATGAATCCTAGTTGAGCTGAGACTTCCCTGGTTAGTTTAGCTTAATAAAGTAGATGCAAATTAATTGCTTGTTGTTTGTTAGTcttttttggagcttgatttgattttttttttcttttttctttcttttttctttactgTAATTAGAGCTTGATTCTTGTTTGGCATTttagcttattattattattattattattattattattattatttggtttaCATTTTGTGTTTACTGATTCAGTGTATGAATTGTGTTCTTCTCGCATGGAAATTGGTAATGGGTCGAAAATCTGATTGAggaaacatgtatttttttttttttttttttgagagaaaaatagcatgttcagtttattgtttttataaataaacttagctggaaatacgAAGCAATTAGGCTTCGAACTTTGCCGCTTGTGACGGTCGGTAGGAAACATGCATGTTGCAGGAAACATATTGCGGCCCATGAAGATGTCTTGGGTAttttattaggatttttttttttttctttttaatgtacttgttcttgattgtctAAGACCCAGATGAACCAAGAGGTCTAATTATTTGGGTTTGGATAAGAAgcttaatttttagtttgttgTTTAGCACTGGTCAGTAGATTAGAGCTTCTGTTAATCtgcaatttcttttattttattatttttatttttttggtaagTGCTCAAGActtgtttttgttttaaaaagataaaaaaaaagaagagagcaGAATCATTACATTGACTTGATGTGAACACTAGTTTTTCTCTATCTTTCTTAAATGTTTTGTGAAAAATGTACAGGGAGAAGAAGAGATTCTTGCATGTTTTCATCCTACATTATGAACTTAAATCCAATTTGGTTTGTCCTGGAAAAGAGGGATTTATGAACAGCAATGCAAATTGAATCTGCTACTGCACAATTTGCAGCCTTAGACTGACCAGAGATACACTGTTATAAACCCTGTTTAGAATGAAATTCCTGCTGTTTAGGAGCTGTTGCTGTATCCTTTTGTTCATTTGTTTTCATGATTAGAgtagattaaaaataaaaaaacaaaaacttccaCTGACAACATAAATAATCTCTGAGCCTCATCATGTTTCCTGAGTCTTTGATGTGGCGTACTCGAGTTGTAAATtgatcttctattttttttttttttttttatccttttgcCAATTTTTTCTCTGAGCTGGCAAGAGATAAACCCCTAGGTCATAACCTTGATTGATTATATTTAGTGAAACTTCCTCTTAGCTTGATAAATGAAAAATGCTATAGACAATGGGGTGAGAATTTCGATGAATTACTCGGTTGGAGTATCTCGGGTTTAATTCCCAATTGTGAGGAATATTGGGTGGGAGTGAATATTAACAATGAAaggtctttttattttttattttttttttctcttcttgagTAAAAGAAATGAAACAGTATTATACTTTGCATGCTAGATTAAAGCttcgttttctttttgtttgtcgTGAAGTTCTTCGCATCCTTCTTTGAACAGTTAATATTTGACCTTCCATGACCTGTCACATTGTATTTTTCTGTTTGAAGGTAATTATTGTGGCAGCTTCATTCCAACTCTGAAGATAATCTGTCAGAGACAAAATACATAGCTTAAAGTTCCTCTATCGTTGTGCTTTCTATCAAGTTGGTGAATTATTTACCACTTTGAACATtgctttcacaaaaaaaaaaagaaaaaaaagaaagaaaaaagaaaagattgttTACAGCTCGAACAGAGAAAGTTAGAAGAGCAGCATGGAACAAAAGACATGGCTTTGGAGGAGGAAATCATCAGAAAAGAATGTCCTCGAAAAATCTGATCTCTTAGCAAAGGAGCAGGAGGTAAACTTACCAAACCAGTTTCTTCAGTTTGTGAATTCGTTGTGCTGTTATCGAAATCTGTTTTCTGATGAATGTTAGATGCGATATGCTTGTCTTATAAACAACTGAGAAACAATCACCATTCAATACGACAGTTGATGAGGGATACTTTGATACATACTGTTGGGAATCTGGTACTCGCTATGATACTAGGTTTTGTGAATCCGCAATCCGTTCAGATACCGACTGCTGTTGAACCCACTACTCGTTCCTGTACCgtttgttgggattccgcaacagAAGCGTCAAATCAAATTTCTATCATAAACCCGTCTCTTTAGCAAAAGCTGAcacaactacaaaagaaagaaaaaaaatagaaaatacgGGTTAAATAAGATtcactaacaaaaaaaaaattacgccTGACTCCTCTTATACATAGAGTAGATTCAACCTGAgctctctttctgaatctctctcACCCCTCTTTCGTCTTCTATAACACGAGAAGGCTTCTCTCATTGAAATTGGAGCTATTCCCAAAACACTCAACTTCAACTATTCCTATGCTACACACAGTTGCCCCATTAGCACATAGCTCTTTCTTGTATGGACCACAAGTTGCTTGAACTCTCGGCTGTACAACCTCACTGGGAGCAACATGAACTTGGGCTGTACAATACGCAGCTTCAATTCCTTGATGCATTATATGTAATGCACTGTTCACTATATCCCAAACCTAGTATAACTAGGAAttctattctaattaatattcaaaTCTTAAtcaatttatctctaatagatttaaatatttattccaATTTAATTAGGATTctactacaaatctaaccaaatcttaATACATAGTCTCCTACCCAAAACTCAACATGCTTCCTTCGATTATCTGCACAGTTTTTCTAGCAGCTTTGAGTGGTTTCTGCAAACAATCTGCAATCAATTGGATCAATTTGCAGTTTTTTTGCAGCAATTCAGGCTCATTTTATTGGCATGTAGCATGCATTTCCTAGATTTGCATGACAAATTAGCAATCCTTACAGGAGGTGAAAGTACAACACAGCTGAGATCATGTGTATTTTTTTGACTCTGATTACATGAACATATTTATCAATAAGGATcataaaaaagatgaaaaaactGGTTCCTTGTTACCTTCGTGAACCATGCATTGATTCTATGTAAGATAAGACCATTACATGTTCCTTCTTGTTAACGTGCTCTCTTCTTATTTGACTTGGTAGTTTCAAGATTGACCTTGGTGTTCTATGGCCATTAGTCATTTCTTTATGTCTGTGCATTTTATAAGATTAATTGATGGCATGGCAATGATCACAatatgcccttttttttttttttgaatgccACAATGTGGAAACTTGTGCCCAtcaatattaattttactataacTAACAACCTTAACTTGCAAGAGCTATATTGTAAATGAGTAATAAGATTGATTATTTTTCAGCATAATTAGTTtctgttaaaaataaatttattttttatatcagtaatcttttcttcctttttttttttttggtaatttctcTGCAGAAAGAGAGGGCTTTAAAATTAGAGAGATCCGTACAAGACTTAAATGAGCAGTTGTCGTCAGCTCGCACTGAGTCCGATGCAAAAGATGATCTTTTAGCCAAGCAAGCAAAAGTGGCCGAGGAAGCCATCACAGGTTTTCTATTCTGTTATCCTTTGATCCAATATTTAACTTTTTGACATCTTTTTGCtgtctttttattatctagTCAAATATGGTCCTAGAAATTAACCTCACTTGGTCAATTTTGCCACTAGGTTGGGAAAGGGCCGAAACAGAAGCATTATCTTTCAAGCAAATACTTGATGATGCTTTACAGCAAAAGGAAGTTATGGAAGAAAAAATAGACAAGCTAGATGTAGCTCTAAAAGATTGCCATCAACAGTTGAATGTCTCTAAGGAAGAGAAGGAGCACATAATAAATGAAGCTGCAAAGAAAATATCCAAAGAACAAGAAAAACTACGAACTCTCGAACAGAAGCTCGCCGAGACAAACAAGAAGATTGCTAGTTTAGGTGATGAAAATAGTAATCTCTGTACGATTGTTGAGATGAAAGAAAGGTTAATCGAAGAACTAAACGAATCAAAAGCACTCGTTGAAGCAAATTTAGCTGAAGTATCAAAAAGACTTGATTTAACGGAAAAAGGCAATGCCTCTCTTAAGTATGAGGTTTGCATGCTTCAGAAGGAGCTGGAGATTCGGACCGAGGAAAGGGGATATAACATTAAATCAGCCGATGCTGCTCACAAACAGCAGCTAGAAAGCGTAAAAAAGATTGCAAAGCTAGAAGCAGAGTGCCAAAGATTGCGCGTGATGGTCCGGAAGCGACTACCAGGCCCTGCCGCTTTAGCTAAAATGAGAAGTGAGGTTGAACTTCTTGGTCATGACAATTATATGGAACTGAGGAGTAAAAGTGCAAATTCCCCAAAATCTTTTGCATCACGTGGGTTTGTATCAGAAAACGGTTATGAAGCAGCTTCTCTTCTTGAGAGGTTGAGGGCAAGCGAAGATGAAAACAAAATTCTCAGAGAATCATTGACTAAGAAGACCAGTGAAATCGAGCATACATCGTCCAGACTTTCGCAGATTGAGAGACAGCTGAAGGACTTATCGAAGGGACATGATTGCTATGATCACATAAAAAGTAGTCCTAGAATGTACGAACACCCTCTTGCATCAATTTCCGAGGGTGGTGGTCATGGAGATAATGTAAGTTGCGCTGAATCATGGGCTTCTGCTTTGATTTCCGAGCTGGAGCACTTCAGGAATGGAAAGCCAACGACACCATCTTCTAGGAGTATTGGCATGTCCGACTTAAGTTTGATGGATGATTTTGTGGAGATGGAAAAGTTAGCAGTGACATATGTTGATAATAGAACTTTATTATCTGCGCAACTTCCTTCAAGGGACAGTAGATCATGTGTTACCACTACTGCAAGATCTGATTTCACGGAAGAAGCAGGTAAAGAGCTCATCCCCGTTGAGAATCTCTCTGGATACATAACACTTGAGAATTATCCTAGTTGGCTTCAGGATATTTTAAGAGTGATTATTCAGAAGCATCATATTACACAGAAAAGTATAGATGCCATTTTCGAAGATGTCCGAAGTGCACTGCAAAAGCAGGATCTTTTTATTAGAGGAAACTCCTCAAATGCCTTAAATGCTAATGGCAATACTCCTAGGAAACCCCAATCTGCTTCTTTGGATTCATTTGAAGGAATAGTTGATACCAGTGCCTCACATACCGAAACAGCTAACCAGCTTTCCAAATCAAACATAGAAAAGGTGGTATCTAAGTTAATTGAGCAGGTAGAAGGAATCATTCGAAGGTGCAAAAAGAACAATGATGGCCAACTTACGGTATCTGGAAGTGATACAGTAAGTCCAAAATCTGGAGCTTTAAATGGATATGTCGCTCGTGCATTTTTGTGGGAAACTTCTGAACTTACAACTGTCTTACGACACTTTATCCTTGTTTGTAACAATCTGTTATATGGAAAGGCTGATCCTGAAAGATTCATTAGTGAAGTAAGTTCGACCCTAGACTGGATTATCAATCACTGCTTTTCCCTACAAGATGTGTCTGATATGCGAGAAAGTATCATAAAGCATTTTGGGGGGGATGAGAATTGCATTAATGAGTTCAGAGCTGTGCCGAACAGCCCAAGCTTgggtaaaaataaattagatgaCCATGATGAGATCAAGATAAAAGGGGATAAGATAATGCCTTTATTTTATACGCCAAATGGCCTTTGTAGTTTGTTCGAAATGGACATTATTGAATCTAGGGTTAAAGAAAGTGCAACAAACCGTGCGATTCCTAATATAGAATTACGAAGAAGTTATTGTGAGGAGAAGATTGAAAATGGAAATTCTGGGAATGAAGCACCAATTACTCAAGTCCCGGAGTCAGAACAAAGAACATCAAATTTCCGAGCAGAACCTGAAGCAGTGAAGGAATCAAAGTTAATTGATGAAAATCATAAATTAGAGTATACAGCTGTTAAGGTCGAACTAAACGAGACTCGTAAAAGGTTCTCATCCCTGAAAGTTGAAGTGGAAAATGAAATTTCAACTTCAGAAAGTGAAGCGTAAGTTTTCTTTGTCAATCTTCCATGCCCTTACAATAGATCTTAGGAAATTAATTTTGTACTATTTGTGATGCAGTGTTGCTGCTTCTAAAGGGAGTCCCAAACATATTATTGGCCAAGAGGAAAATCAACTTAGAACTGTGAGTTCCTATCTCTTTCTTTCGAGTTTCTATATTCACATTAAAGTGCACAACAAAGAAACGATCATCATTTGGACATTATAACATGACACAAAGTAAAATCCGTTTTACTTCCTCTAAAGAAGATAGCTAATGCATAGTTTACATCATTGTTTACTATAAAGATAACCATCATTGTTTAGATCATAGTTTTCAGTAGGTCTCTTTTCATCTGCATAATTTCTAGTTGAAATATACATGCCTTATAAATCACTGTATTTTGACGATCATTGTAGAGAGAAACTTGTTTCCTTATTATAAAATGGTTCAAGAATAAAAGACCAGCCACTATAACTTGCTTTTTAAGGTTACAAACATTTACAAACAAATATTTGACTCTGTTTTTCTACACTGTTGGTTAATTGTGTTCCTTGGTTAAGTATGTTCCTTGTTTCTACAGTTAAAATTCAAGCTCAAAATATATTTGactaattaatttcataccAGTAAAACTAACAAACTGGTATCTCGCCGGTTCAAAAACAAATCTTATTAGTTCCTTTAACAACTACTTTTTTTAGGTTTGTTGAAGCATGTCTCAAATTAATGTGTTTGGACATTGCAATTCTTGAACTGCGAAGTTTTCTATCCCTATTCTGTTCCAGTCAACCTATTAAGTTAAAGTTATATCTTATGTTATTGAGATTATTCCTAATCTTATTGGGTTTTAgtcattaatataaaatatatcatttattcCGACCATTTGGTGCGGTAGATAAGAGGGAGTATTGTGAGAGGCATCTTTTATACTCCACTTGATTATAATGAAAGTCTCCTCTCCGTCtttatatactttatttttcttctttctttctagatttttttttggtatttttgagCCCGATTGACTTAGATCCACTTTTGTCGTAATAAACAGTCCATTTGTTACAGAATTTccattaaaaaactaattttgtgTGATTTATTATTGTCCTTGGTTTTAATgcttttattgtaatttatgtatatactcctatctaattattttataacttGTGTGAgacatctctcaaaaaaaaaaaaaacttgtgtGAGACATTTGAGAGTTTCTTTGGATTCTGAAATGAGTTATCCAGTGAAAGCTTGTGCGGGCCGAGGATTTTCTTTTAGGATTTCAATCTAGGAGTTTAATCTTAATTCATTGCAAGATATTGATAATCGTTGGTTTTTAGGACAATGCATACCAATCGTATTTCAAGAGTAATAATCTAGAGTCTATCTGTATTTGAATTTCTACATGAAATTAGCTATATTGTTTCAGAGCCATCTTGTTGATTTGGCATGTCTTTTCATGTCACGCAAATTAagattcttaaaattttgaacgcCTTTTTAATCTTGCAGAGTTCAGAAATTGCTTTGGCATCAGAGAAACTTGCAGAGTGCCAGGAAACAATCCTAAACCTCGGGAAACAATTGAAAGCCTTGGCATCTCCCAAAGATGCAGCCCTTCTTGAGAAGGTTATGTTGAGCCCGACTACCGCCAGACCAAATCGTAGGCTTCAGTTACTCGATCACATGCTAGCGGAGGATGGTGCCAACTTCGAGGATCCCAACTTCCCTCAAACTAAGGAAATCATATGTACCGAACCACGAAATCAGCAAGATTCCACTGCTGAGAATCCCAAACCAGGATCGCTAAATGGCCGAAATGTCCACACAGATGACAACCGCATCAGCAACGGTTCGGTACAAGCTACAACACATCCAGTAATAGCTAATAAGCACACACATGAGGGTGATGTGGAAATGCTTGCGCTCGTTCCGAAGACACAAAGAGGGGGAACAAGTTTGCTTAGAAAGCTTTTATTGAGGAAAAAGGAGAGCAAGAATACTAAGAAGCTAACACTGCCCATCAGCTCTTTCGAGGGCAAAGAGTTAAAAGGTGTTTAAAGAATGGGAGAAAAGTAATGCAAAATTTAGTATCTAGGTTGGGTGCTTTATTGTTATCTTGCATGGTTATGGGTGAGAGAAGATAACATGGTAGTGTGTCTGAGAGTGGGTTTTTGTGTAATTTCTCTTCTGATTGTAATGTAAatctttccttttgttttgtttcttgtAAATTGGGATCTCTGTTGACTCTGTAGCCATTCAGTTGATTACAGTTCTTGAAGTTGTCGAGTTCGGAGAAGCTACATATTTAGACCTTGTTTGATATTGTTGCTTTGTTGATGGCGTAAAGTCGACAAAGAGTTATTCTGACAAGCATCGGGGCGATTTGAAGTCCATGTAGGGGATCACGTCTTTTGAAAGGTCTCCCTGAAAGAGAAGTAAAGCGAATTGGGATGAGAGGGAAGCTATACCCTCGCTACATTGGATCTTTTGCGGTATTGGAGCGAATTGGCCCCGTCGCCTATCGGATTGTATTACCCTTTAGCTTGGCCGGAGTCcatgatatattttatatttctagatCTACTCTGCAAATATATGCCCGTTTTAACACATGTTATTAGTTATCCACCACAAAAGTTATGGGAGGACTTTGAGCTACGACGAGTATCCGATTGGCAACCTCACCCTGCCAAAAAAGGTACTGTGGAACAACTCTATTCCTTATGTCAAAGTGCTGTGGAGCAAGAGCAGCAGGAGGCTACTCGGGAGCTCGGAGTTCGATAGGACGCTACTCGGGAGCTCGGAGTTCGATAGGACATACCTCTATTACCTAAACCCTTCTTTCGAGACCTCTTTCTAGCGACCAAATTTTTTTCTGAAGCTCCATCTATCTCATTACTTATTTGCACATCAATCCTTTCTTCTGAAAATAGAGAGGATCTGACTTTATCGAGACATAGAGTATCTCATTGAAATAAAAAGATCTAacgaaaattcttataagaggACTGCGGTAAAGAATATAATGTTGGAAAATCGTGCTCATGCCGTGCGTGCGTGTGTTTAAACGAgagcataactctcattttctcctaaAAAACTAACTTAAGaataaaggaatatatatatagtaacgacaccattttagtttttaatgtGGGATTAAACCTCATATATGAAAACTTAAGTTAGGCTCCCAAGCAAAGCCCATTAATTATTATTGGGATGCCCAAGAAGcctaacaagttttaaatcgcaaaaatctaataaaatccaatatttaataataaaagagCTTCATCATTCTCttagattttgatatttatCGAACAGAGATTCATAGTAATAGAACTAAATTAATCTCAATGCGACTTAATAGAGGTACATTTGACATGCACAATATGAAGGGACGTTGCTTCAAATACAACTTGTTGGTGAGAGACTTTATCATGTGGAGACTCCAACTTAAGCCATAGCCCTGCAGCGATCTTTTCATCTAGGATCTCGTGCAATACCTCATCGGATAAATACAATTGTATTGCCATACGAGCTTTCTCATCAATCTACTCCTTCTGCTCTGACGTCAATGAATCGA contains the following coding sequences:
- the LOC109725536 gene encoding filament-like plant protein 7 produces the protein MEQKTWLWRRKSSEKNVLEKSDLLAKEQEKERALKLERSVQDLNEQLSSARTESDAKDDLLAKQAKVAEEAITGWERAETEALSFKQILDDALQQKEVMEEKIDKLDVALKDCHQQLNVSKEEKEHIINEAAKKISKEQEKLRTLEQKLAETNKKIASLGDENSNLCTIVEMKERLIEELNESKALVEANLAEVSKRLDLTEKGNASLKYEVCMLQKELEIRTEERGYNIKSADAAHKQQLESVKKIAKLEAECQRLRVMVRKRLPGPAALAKMRSEVELLGHDNYMELRSKSANSPKSFASRGFVSENGYEAASLLERLRASEDENKILRESLTKKTSEIEHTSSRLSQIERQLKDLSKGHDCYDHIKSSPRMYEHPLASISEGGGHGDNVSCAESWASALISELEHFRNGKPTTPSSRSIGMSDLSLMDDFVEMEKLAVTYVDNRTLLSAQLPSRDSRSCVTTTARSDFTEEAGKELIPVENLSGYITLENYPSWLQDILRVIIQKHHITQKSIDAIFEDVRSALQKQDLFIRGNSSNALNANGNTPRKPQSASLDSFEGIVDTSASHTETANQLSKSNIEKVVSKLIEQVEGIIRRCKKNNDGQLTVSGSDTVSPKSGALNGYVARAFLWETSELTTVLRHFILVCNNLLYGKADPERFISEVSSTLDWIINHCFSLQDVSDMRESIIKHFGGDENCINEFRAVPNSPSLGKNKLDDHDEIKIKGDKIMPLFYTPNGLCSLFEMDIIESRVKESATNRAIPNIELRRSYCEEKIENGNSGNEAPITQVPESEQRTSNFRAEPEAVKESKLIDENHKLEYTAVKVELNETRKRFSSLKVEVENEISTSESEAVAASKGSPKHIIGQEENQLRTSSEIALASEKLAECQETILNLGKQLKALASPKDAALLEKVMLSPTTARPNRRLQLLDHMLAEDGANFEDPNFPQTKEIICTEPRNQQDSTAENPKPGSLNGRNVHTDDNRISNGSVQATTHPVIANKHTHEGDVEMLALVPKTQRGGTSLLRKLLLRKKESKNTKKLTLPISSFEGKELKGV